The proteins below are encoded in one region of Cololabis saira isolate AMF1-May2022 chromosome 21, fColSai1.1, whole genome shotgun sequence:
- the mapk8ip3 gene encoding C-Jun-amino-terminal kinase-interacting protein 3 isoform X13, with protein MMELQLDEVVYQDDYGSGTVMSERVSGLANSIYREFERLIRNYDEEVVKELMPLVVNVLENLDAVLTENQEHEVELELLKEDNEQLITQYEREKALRKQAEEKFIEFEDSLEAEKKDLQVQVEFLELQGKQLELKTKNYSDQIARLEERESDLKKEYNALHQRHTEMIQTYVEHIERSKLQQAGSNSQSDGPGCGRTQRHTWRKSKAERPPSLSLYPSGEGMEDGSESDSVAATPSSTGSKSNTPTSSVPSATVTPINEGFIPHADFDATRTGNRRKSAKRLSRNMEVQVSQETRNVSIGMGSSDEWSEFQEIIDSTPELEMCVDPRVYGGNSPSQGIVNEAFGINTDSLYHEIQDAKSDIIGDVDAGAELLGEFSGMGKEVENLLTENKQLLETKNALNIVKNDLIAKVDELSGEQEALREELEAVRQSKNKVDARIKELEEELKRLRAEALGASRDSKDEVGDDFSSPMQDGDMTMTPRRRFTRVEMARVLMERNQYKERLMELQEAVRWTEMIRASRESPQITEKKKSTIWQFFARLFSSSSSPPPVKRPYYNVNIHYKSPSPASLTQRRGHTMCQISTSNRTLEFFPEDDSALLARREQRREQYRQVREHMRRDDGIMQACGWSVPSRFKQTGGQTDSAQDSSLKRTQTSNEKEDNRMKNVPVPVYCRPLVEKDPNRKLWCAAGVDLTGWKAGSQEGDPAKAPPGVSDPLNIEEDGTEKKNSHTSPEKRKSKELQEMDSMNSRVWILTSTHSASKVVIIDANQPGSLVDQFNVCNAHVLCISSVPAASESDYPAGEIVLDPIDGGAGSGEDTGGVEGMLAGITLVGCATNCSVARSNCSSRTDTPIMDKGQAPAAPPMNGKIHPAQSAEEATEATEVSESTANHTELGSGPPGPFTEHVFTDPRPADSFDRSTSQSKEETSQTTESEDGCEEAKNYTSVAPTMWLGAQNGWLYVHSAVGNWKKCLHSIKLKDSVLSLVHVKGRVLVALADGTLAIFHRSEDGQWDLSNYHLMDLGRPHHSIRCMAVVHDKVWCGYKNKIHVIQPKSMQIEKSFDAHPRRESQVRQLAWIGDGVWVSIRLDSTLRLYHAHTHQHLQDVDIEPYVSKMLGTGKLGFSFVRITALLIGGNRLWVGTGNGVIISIPLTETNKVSPTSSGGVIHVYGDDGSEKSSGSFIPYCSMAQAQLCFHGHRDAVKFFVSVPGNVLATLNGSVLDSPSEGQSSTAPTETESQCVQNVLVLSGGEGYIDFRIGDGEDDETEEPENNEVAQMKPALSKAERSHIIVWQVSYVPE; from the exons AAATTCATTGAATTTGAGGATTCGCTGGAAGCCGAGAAGAAGGACCTGCAGGTACAGGTGGAGTTCCTGGAGCTGCAGGGGAAACAGCTGGAGCTCAAGACCAAGAACTACTCCGATCAGA TCGCGAGGCTGGAAGAACGAGAGTCAGACCTGAAGAAAGAGTACAATGCTCTTCACCAACGCCACACAGAG ATGATTCAGACGTACGTGGAGCACATAGAGCGGTCCAAATTGCAGCAGGCGGGGAGCAACAGCCAGTCAGATGGCCCCGGCTGTGGACGAAC TCAACGCCACACATGGAGGAAAAG CAAAGCGGAGAGGCCGCCATCGTTGAGCCTGTACCCCAGTGGAGAGGGCATG GAGGATGGATCTGAGTCTGACTCGGTGGCCGCCACACCCAGCAGCACAGGAAGCAAGTCCAACACGCCCACCTCTTCGGTACCCTCCGCCACCGTCACCCCCATCAACGAGGGCTTCATCCCACACGCAGATTTTGACGCAACGCGTACTGGGAACCGCAGGAAAAGTGCCAAGCGGCTCAGTCGAAACATGGAGGTGCAGGTTTCCCAGGAAACCAGGAACGTCAGCATCG GTATGGGCAGCAGCGATGAGTGGTCAGAGTTTCAGGAGATCATTGATTCCACTCCTGAATTGGAAATGTGTGTAGATCCTCGTGTGTATGGAGGAAACAG CCCCTCTCAGGGCATAGTTAACGAAGCTTTTGGCATCAACACCGACTCTCTCTACCATGAGATCCAAGATGCCAAATCGGACATCATTGGGGATGTAGACGCTGGTGCCGAGTTGCTAG GCGAGTTCTCAG GGATGGGCAAGGAGGTGGAGAACCTGCTGACAGAGAACAAACAGCTTCTAGAGACCAA AAATGCTCTCAATATTGTGAAAAATGACCTTATTGCCAAAGTGGACGAGCTGTCAGGGGAGCAGGAGGCCCTGAGGGAGGAGCTGGAGGCGGTGCGGCAGTCTAAGAACAAGGTGGATGCCAGAATCAAGGAGCTAGAAGAGGAACTGAAGag GTTACGAGCAGAGGCTCTTGGTGCATCTCGGGACTCCAAAGACGAAGTAGGGGATGAC TTTTCATCACCGATGCAAGACGGGGACATGACGATGACTCCGAGGCGGCGCTTCACTCGGGTGGAGATGGCCCGTGTGCTGATGGAGAGGAACCAGTACAAAGAGAGACTGATGGAACTGCAGGAAGCTGTACGGTGGACAGAGATGATCAG GGCATCCAGGGAGAGTCCTCAAattacagagaagaagaagtcgACCATCTGGCAGTT CTTTGCACGTCTCTTCAGCTCATCGTCCAGCCCTCCGCCTGTCAAACGGCCATACTACAACGTCAACATCCATTACAAGTCTCCCTCACCGGCCAGTCTCACCCAGCGACGAGGCCACACCATGTGTCAGATCTCCACCTCCAACCGCACGCTGGAGTTCTTCCCAGAAGA TGACTCGGCACTGCTGGCCCGCCGAGAGCAGCGGCGCGAACAGTACAGGCAAGTGCGAGAGCACATGCGCCGCGATGACGGCATCATGCAGGCCTGTGGCTGGAGCGTGCCATCGCGATTCAAACAG ACTGGTGGTCAGACGGACAGCGCTCAGGACAGCTCGCTGAAGAGAACACAG ACCAGCAATGAGAAAGAGGACAACCGCATGAAGAACGTTCCCGTCCCGGTGTACTGTCGTCCTCTGGTGGAGAAAGACCCCAACAGGAAG CTGTGGTGTGCAGCAGGAGTGGACCTGACGGGGTGGAAGGCCGGCAGCCAGGAGGGGGACCCGGCTAAAGCTCCGCCAGGCGTCAGCGACCCCCTGAACATTGAAGAGGACGGGACAGAAAAGAAGAACAGTCACACATCCCCCGAAAAGAGAAAG tcAAAGGAGCTCCAGGAGATGGACTCCATGAACAGTCGGGTGTGGATCCTCACCAGCACCCACTCTGCCAGCAAAGTGGTCATCATTGACGCCAACCAGCCAGGTTCACTGGTGGACCAGTTCAATGTCTGCAATGCCCACGTGCTCTGCATCTCCAGTGTTCCAG CTGCGAGTGAGAGTGATTATCCGGCGGGAGAGATCGTCTTGGATCCAATAGACGGAGGAGCAGGGAGTGGAGAGGACACTGGTGGGGTGGAGGGTATGTTGGCCGGCATCACACTCGTTGGCTGCGCCACCAACTGCAGCGTTGCCCGTAGCAACTGCTCCTCACGTACTGACACACCCATAATGGACAAAGGACAAG CTCCCGCTGCTCCCCCCATGAACGGGAAGATTCACCCCGCCCAGTCGGCCGAGGAAGCTACAGAGGCAACGGAGGTGTCGGAGTCCACGGCCAACCACACGGAACTGGGATCTGGACCTCCGGGCCCGTTTACTGAGCACGTCTTCACCGACCCTCGCCCGGCTGACAGCTTCGATAG GAGCACAAGCCAATCCAAAGAGGAAACCTCTCAAACCACAGAGTCAGAGGATGGATGTGAAGAAGCCAAAAACTACACCAGCGTGGCTCCAACAATGTGGCTTGGGGCTCAAAATGGCTG GCTTTACGTCCACTCAGCTGTTGGAAACTGGAAGAAGTGTCTCCACTCCATCAAACTCAAAGATTCGGTGCTCAGTTTGGT GCATGTGAAAGGTCGTGTGCTGGTCGCCCTTGCTGATGGGACACTCGCCATATTCCACAGATCCGAAG ATGGCCAGTGGGATTTGTCCAACTACCACCTCATGGACCTTGGTCGACCTCATCACTCCATCCGCTGCATGGCTGTAGTCCATGATAAAGTGTGGTGTGGCTACAAGAACAAGATTCATGTCATTCAGCCCAAAAGCATGCAGATTGAG AAGTCCTTCGACGCCCACCCTCGCAGGGAAAGTCAGGTGCGTCAGCTGGCGTGGATCGGTGATGGCGTGTGGGTGTCGATCCGGCTAGATTCAACGCTGCGTCTGtaccatgcacacacacaccaacacctCCAGGACGTTGACATTGAGCCATACGTCAGCAAAATGTTGG GTACGGGCAAGCTGGGCTTCTCGTTTGTGCGAATAACAGCCCTCCTGATTGGTGGGAATCGTCTCTGGGTGGGAACTGGAAACGGCGTGATCATCTCCATCCCTCTGACAGAGA CGAATAAAGTATCTCCTACATCCTCTGGTGGGGTGATCCATGTATACGGCGATGACGGCTCTGAGAAGAGCAGCGGCAGCTTCATACCTTACTGCTCAATGGCACAAGCTCAGCTCTGTTTCCATGGACACCGAGATGCTGTCAAGTTCTTCGTCTCTGTGCCGG GCAATGTTCTGGCCACTCTAaacggcagcgttctggacagTCCATCAGAGGGGCAGAGCTCcacagcccccacagagacggAGTCCCAGTGTGTCCAGAACGTGCTGGTGCTGAGCGGAGGAGAGGGCTACATAGACTTCCGCATAG GGGATGGAGAGGACGATGAGACCGAAGAACCGGAGAATAATGAAGTTGCGCAGATGAAACCTGCTCTGAGTAAAGCCGAGCGAAGCCACATCATCGTCTGGCAGGTGTCTTATGTACCTGAGTGA
- the mapk8ip3 gene encoding C-Jun-amino-terminal kinase-interacting protein 3 isoform X9 gives MMELQLDEVVYQDDYGSGTVMSERVSGLANSIYREFERLIRNYDEEVVKELMPLVVNVLENLDAVLTENQEHEVELELLKEDNEQLITQYEREKALRKQAEEKFIEFEDSLEAEKKDLQVQVEFLELQGKQLELKTKNYSDQIARLEERESDLKKEYNALHQRHTEMIQTYVEHIERSKLQQAGSNSQSDGPGCGRTQRHTWRKSKAERPPSLSLYPSGEGMEDGSESDSVAATPSSTGSKSNTPTSSVPSATVTPINEGFIPHADFDATRTGNRRKSAKRLSRNMEVQVSQETRNVSIGMGSSDEWSEFQEIIDSTPELEMCVDPRVYGGNSPSQGIVNEAFGINTDSLYHEIQDAKSDIIGDVDAGAELLGEFSGMGKEVENLLTENKQLLETKNALNIVKNDLIAKVDELSGEQEALREELEAVRQSKNKVDARIKELEEELKRLRAEALGASRDSKDEVGDDFSSPMQDGDMTMTPRRRFTRVEMARVLMERNQYKERLMELQEAVRWTEMIRASRESPQITEKKKSTIWQFFARLFSSSSSPPPVKRPYYNVNIHYKSPSPASLTQRRGHTMCQISTSNRTLEFFPEELASNGVASLLSDSALLARREQRREQYRQVREHMRRDDGIMQACGWSVPSRFKQTGGQTDSAQDSSLKRTQTSNEKEDNRMKNVPVPVYCRPLVEKDPNRKLWCAAGVDLTGWKAGSQEGDPAKAPPGVSDPLNIEEDGTEKKNSHTSPEKRKSKELQEMDSMNSRVWILTSTHSASKVVIIDANQPGSLVDQFNVCNAHVLCISSVPAASESDYPAGEIVLDPIDGGAGSGEDTGGVEGMLAGITLVGCATNCSVARSNCSSRTDTPIMDKGQAPAAPPMNGKIHPAQSAEEATEATEVSESTANHTELGSGPPGPFTEHVFTDPRPADSFDRSTSQSKEETSQTTESEDGCEEAKNYTSVAPTMWLGAQNGWLYVHSAVGNWKKCLHSIKLKDSVLSLVHVKGRVLVALADGTLAIFHRSEDGQWDLSNYHLMDLGRPHHSIRCMAVVHDKVWCGYKNKIHVIQPKSMQIEKSFDAHPRRESQVRQLAWIGDGVWVSIRLDSTLRLYHAHTHQHLQDVDIEPYVSKMLGTGKLGFSFVRITALLIGGNRLWVGTGNGVIISIPLTETVVLHRGQLLGLRANKVSPTSSGGVIHVYGDDGSEKSSGSFIPYCSMAQAQLCFHGHRDAVKFFVSVPGNVLATLNGSVLDSPSEGQSSTAPTETESQCVQNVLVLSGGEGYIDFRIGDGEDDETEEPENNEVAQMKPALSKAERSHIIVWQVSYVPE, from the exons AAATTCATTGAATTTGAGGATTCGCTGGAAGCCGAGAAGAAGGACCTGCAGGTACAGGTGGAGTTCCTGGAGCTGCAGGGGAAACAGCTGGAGCTCAAGACCAAGAACTACTCCGATCAGA TCGCGAGGCTGGAAGAACGAGAGTCAGACCTGAAGAAAGAGTACAATGCTCTTCACCAACGCCACACAGAG ATGATTCAGACGTACGTGGAGCACATAGAGCGGTCCAAATTGCAGCAGGCGGGGAGCAACAGCCAGTCAGATGGCCCCGGCTGTGGACGAAC TCAACGCCACACATGGAGGAAAAG CAAAGCGGAGAGGCCGCCATCGTTGAGCCTGTACCCCAGTGGAGAGGGCATG GAGGATGGATCTGAGTCTGACTCGGTGGCCGCCACACCCAGCAGCACAGGAAGCAAGTCCAACACGCCCACCTCTTCGGTACCCTCCGCCACCGTCACCCCCATCAACGAGGGCTTCATCCCACACGCAGATTTTGACGCAACGCGTACTGGGAACCGCAGGAAAAGTGCCAAGCGGCTCAGTCGAAACATGGAGGTGCAGGTTTCCCAGGAAACCAGGAACGTCAGCATCG GTATGGGCAGCAGCGATGAGTGGTCAGAGTTTCAGGAGATCATTGATTCCACTCCTGAATTGGAAATGTGTGTAGATCCTCGTGTGTATGGAGGAAACAG CCCCTCTCAGGGCATAGTTAACGAAGCTTTTGGCATCAACACCGACTCTCTCTACCATGAGATCCAAGATGCCAAATCGGACATCATTGGGGATGTAGACGCTGGTGCCGAGTTGCTAG GCGAGTTCTCAG GGATGGGCAAGGAGGTGGAGAACCTGCTGACAGAGAACAAACAGCTTCTAGAGACCAA AAATGCTCTCAATATTGTGAAAAATGACCTTATTGCCAAAGTGGACGAGCTGTCAGGGGAGCAGGAGGCCCTGAGGGAGGAGCTGGAGGCGGTGCGGCAGTCTAAGAACAAGGTGGATGCCAGAATCAAGGAGCTAGAAGAGGAACTGAAGag GTTACGAGCAGAGGCTCTTGGTGCATCTCGGGACTCCAAAGACGAAGTAGGGGATGAC TTTTCATCACCGATGCAAGACGGGGACATGACGATGACTCCGAGGCGGCGCTTCACTCGGGTGGAGATGGCCCGTGTGCTGATGGAGAGGAACCAGTACAAAGAGAGACTGATGGAACTGCAGGAAGCTGTACGGTGGACAGAGATGATCAG GGCATCCAGGGAGAGTCCTCAAattacagagaagaagaagtcgACCATCTGGCAGTT CTTTGCACGTCTCTTCAGCTCATCGTCCAGCCCTCCGCCTGTCAAACGGCCATACTACAACGTCAACATCCATTACAAGTCTCCCTCACCGGCCAGTCTCACCCAGCGACGAGGCCACACCATGTGTCAGATCTCCACCTCCAACCGCACGCTGGAGTTCTTCCCAGAAGA ACTGGCCAGTAACGGTGTTGCGTCTCTCCTTAGTGACTCGGCACTGCTGGCCCGCCGAGAGCAGCGGCGCGAACAGTACAGGCAAGTGCGAGAGCACATGCGCCGCGATGACGGCATCATGCAGGCCTGTGGCTGGAGCGTGCCATCGCGATTCAAACAG ACTGGTGGTCAGACGGACAGCGCTCAGGACAGCTCGCTGAAGAGAACACAG ACCAGCAATGAGAAAGAGGACAACCGCATGAAGAACGTTCCCGTCCCGGTGTACTGTCGTCCTCTGGTGGAGAAAGACCCCAACAGGAAG CTGTGGTGTGCAGCAGGAGTGGACCTGACGGGGTGGAAGGCCGGCAGCCAGGAGGGGGACCCGGCTAAAGCTCCGCCAGGCGTCAGCGACCCCCTGAACATTGAAGAGGACGGGACAGAAAAGAAGAACAGTCACACATCCCCCGAAAAGAGAAAG tcAAAGGAGCTCCAGGAGATGGACTCCATGAACAGTCGGGTGTGGATCCTCACCAGCACCCACTCTGCCAGCAAAGTGGTCATCATTGACGCCAACCAGCCAGGTTCACTGGTGGACCAGTTCAATGTCTGCAATGCCCACGTGCTCTGCATCTCCAGTGTTCCAG CTGCGAGTGAGAGTGATTATCCGGCGGGAGAGATCGTCTTGGATCCAATAGACGGAGGAGCAGGGAGTGGAGAGGACACTGGTGGGGTGGAGGGTATGTTGGCCGGCATCACACTCGTTGGCTGCGCCACCAACTGCAGCGTTGCCCGTAGCAACTGCTCCTCACGTACTGACACACCCATAATGGACAAAGGACAAG CTCCCGCTGCTCCCCCCATGAACGGGAAGATTCACCCCGCCCAGTCGGCCGAGGAAGCTACAGAGGCAACGGAGGTGTCGGAGTCCACGGCCAACCACACGGAACTGGGATCTGGACCTCCGGGCCCGTTTACTGAGCACGTCTTCACCGACCCTCGCCCGGCTGACAGCTTCGATAG GAGCACAAGCCAATCCAAAGAGGAAACCTCTCAAACCACAGAGTCAGAGGATGGATGTGAAGAAGCCAAAAACTACACCAGCGTGGCTCCAACAATGTGGCTTGGGGCTCAAAATGGCTG GCTTTACGTCCACTCAGCTGTTGGAAACTGGAAGAAGTGTCTCCACTCCATCAAACTCAAAGATTCGGTGCTCAGTTTGGT GCATGTGAAAGGTCGTGTGCTGGTCGCCCTTGCTGATGGGACACTCGCCATATTCCACAGATCCGAAG ATGGCCAGTGGGATTTGTCCAACTACCACCTCATGGACCTTGGTCGACCTCATCACTCCATCCGCTGCATGGCTGTAGTCCATGATAAAGTGTGGTGTGGCTACAAGAACAAGATTCATGTCATTCAGCCCAAAAGCATGCAGATTGAG AAGTCCTTCGACGCCCACCCTCGCAGGGAAAGTCAGGTGCGTCAGCTGGCGTGGATCGGTGATGGCGTGTGGGTGTCGATCCGGCTAGATTCAACGCTGCGTCTGtaccatgcacacacacaccaacacctCCAGGACGTTGACATTGAGCCATACGTCAGCAAAATGTTGG GTACGGGCAAGCTGGGCTTCTCGTTTGTGCGAATAACAGCCCTCCTGATTGGTGGGAATCGTCTCTGGGTGGGAACTGGAAACGGCGTGATCATCTCCATCCCTCTGACAGAGA CGGTGGTCCTTCACCGGGGACAGCTCCTGGGTTTGAGGG CGAATAAAGTATCTCCTACATCCTCTGGTGGGGTGATCCATGTATACGGCGATGACGGCTCTGAGAAGAGCAGCGGCAGCTTCATACCTTACTGCTCAATGGCACAAGCTCAGCTCTGTTTCCATGGACACCGAGATGCTGTCAAGTTCTTCGTCTCTGTGCCGG GCAATGTTCTGGCCACTCTAaacggcagcgttctggacagTCCATCAGAGGGGCAGAGCTCcacagcccccacagagacggAGTCCCAGTGTGTCCAGAACGTGCTGGTGCTGAGCGGAGGAGAGGGCTACATAGACTTCCGCATAG GGGATGGAGAGGACGATGAGACCGAAGAACCGGAGAATAATGAAGTTGCGCAGATGAAACCTGCTCTGAGTAAAGCCGAGCGAAGCCACATCATCGTCTGGCAGGTGTCTTATGTACCTGAGTGA
- the mapk8ip3 gene encoding C-Jun-amino-terminal kinase-interacting protein 3 isoform X11, protein MMELQLDEVVYQDDYGSGTVMSERVSGLANSIYREFERLIRNYDEEVVKELMPLVVNVLENLDAVLTENQEHEVELELLKEDNEQLITQYEREKALRKQAEEKFIEFEDSLEAEKKDLQVQVEFLELQGKQLELKTKNYSDQIARLEERESDLKKEYNALHQRHTEMIQTYVEHIERSKLQQAGSNSQSDGPGCGRTQRHTWRKSKAERPPSLSLYPSGEGMEDGSESDSVAATPSSTGSKSNTPTSSVPSATVTPINEGFIPHADFDATRTGNRRKSAKRLSRNMEVQVSQETRNVSIGMGSSDEWSEFQEIIDSTPELEMCVDPRVYGGNSPSQGIVNEAFGINTDSLYHEIQDAKSDIIGDVDAGAELLGEFSVRDDFFGMGKEVENLLTENKQLLETKNALNIVKNDLIAKVDELSGEQEALREELEAVRQSKNKVDARIKELEEELKRLRAEALGASRDSKDEVGDDFSSPMQDGDMTMTPRRRFTRVEMARVLMERNQYKERLMELQEAVRWTEMIRASRESPQITEKKKSTIWQFFARLFSSSSSPPPVKRPYYNVNIHYKSPSPASLTQRRGHTMCQISTSNRTLEFFPEDDSALLARREQRREQYRQVREHMRRDDGIMQACGWSVPSRFKQTGGQTDSAQDSSLKRTQTSNEKEDNRMKNVPVPVYCRPLVEKDPNRKLWCAAGVDLTGWKAGSQEGDPAKAPPGVSDPLNIEEDGTEKKNSHTSPEKRKSKELQEMDSMNSRVWILTSTHSASKVVIIDANQPGSLVDQFNVCNAHVLCISSVPAASESDYPAGEIVLDPIDGGAGSGEDTGGVEGMLAGITLVGCATNCSVARSNCSSRTDTPIMDKGQAPAAPPMNGKIHPAQSAEEATEATEVSESTANHTELGSGPPGPFTEHVFTDPRPADSFDRSTSQSKEETSQTTESEDGCEEAKNYTSVAPTMWLGAQNGWLYVHSAVGNWKKCLHSIKLKDSVLSLVHVKGRVLVALADGTLAIFHRSEDGQWDLSNYHLMDLGRPHHSIRCMAVVHDKVWCGYKNKIHVIQPKSMQIEKSFDAHPRRESQVRQLAWIGDGVWVSIRLDSTLRLYHAHTHQHLQDVDIEPYVSKMLGTGKLGFSFVRITALLIGGNRLWVGTGNGVIISIPLTETVVLHRGQLLGLRANKVSPTSSGGVIHVYGDDGSEKSSGSFIPYCSMAQAQLCFHGHRDAVKFFVSVPGNVLATLNGSVLDSPSEGQSSTAPTETESQCVQNVLVLSGGEGYIDFRIGDGEDDETEEPENNEVAQMKPALSKAERSHIIVWQVSYVPE, encoded by the exons AAATTCATTGAATTTGAGGATTCGCTGGAAGCCGAGAAGAAGGACCTGCAGGTACAGGTGGAGTTCCTGGAGCTGCAGGGGAAACAGCTGGAGCTCAAGACCAAGAACTACTCCGATCAGA TCGCGAGGCTGGAAGAACGAGAGTCAGACCTGAAGAAAGAGTACAATGCTCTTCACCAACGCCACACAGAG ATGATTCAGACGTACGTGGAGCACATAGAGCGGTCCAAATTGCAGCAGGCGGGGAGCAACAGCCAGTCAGATGGCCCCGGCTGTGGACGAAC TCAACGCCACACATGGAGGAAAAG CAAAGCGGAGAGGCCGCCATCGTTGAGCCTGTACCCCAGTGGAGAGGGCATG GAGGATGGATCTGAGTCTGACTCGGTGGCCGCCACACCCAGCAGCACAGGAAGCAAGTCCAACACGCCCACCTCTTCGGTACCCTCCGCCACCGTCACCCCCATCAACGAGGGCTTCATCCCACACGCAGATTTTGACGCAACGCGTACTGGGAACCGCAGGAAAAGTGCCAAGCGGCTCAGTCGAAACATGGAGGTGCAGGTTTCCCAGGAAACCAGGAACGTCAGCATCG GTATGGGCAGCAGCGATGAGTGGTCAGAGTTTCAGGAGATCATTGATTCCACTCCTGAATTGGAAATGTGTGTAGATCCTCGTGTGTATGGAGGAAACAG CCCCTCTCAGGGCATAGTTAACGAAGCTTTTGGCATCAACACCGACTCTCTCTACCATGAGATCCAAGATGCCAAATCGGACATCATTGGGGATGTAGACGCTGGTGCCGAGTTGCTAG GCGAGTTCTCAG TCCGCGATGATTTCTTCG GGATGGGCAAGGAGGTGGAGAACCTGCTGACAGAGAACAAACAGCTTCTAGAGACCAA AAATGCTCTCAATATTGTGAAAAATGACCTTATTGCCAAAGTGGACGAGCTGTCAGGGGAGCAGGAGGCCCTGAGGGAGGAGCTGGAGGCGGTGCGGCAGTCTAAGAACAAGGTGGATGCCAGAATCAAGGAGCTAGAAGAGGAACTGAAGag GTTACGAGCAGAGGCTCTTGGTGCATCTCGGGACTCCAAAGACGAAGTAGGGGATGAC TTTTCATCACCGATGCAAGACGGGGACATGACGATGACTCCGAGGCGGCGCTTCACTCGGGTGGAGATGGCCCGTGTGCTGATGGAGAGGAACCAGTACAAAGAGAGACTGATGGAACTGCAGGAAGCTGTACGGTGGACAGAGATGATCAG GGCATCCAGGGAGAGTCCTCAAattacagagaagaagaagtcgACCATCTGGCAGTT CTTTGCACGTCTCTTCAGCTCATCGTCCAGCCCTCCGCCTGTCAAACGGCCATACTACAACGTCAACATCCATTACAAGTCTCCCTCACCGGCCAGTCTCACCCAGCGACGAGGCCACACCATGTGTCAGATCTCCACCTCCAACCGCACGCTGGAGTTCTTCCCAGAAGA TGACTCGGCACTGCTGGCCCGCCGAGAGCAGCGGCGCGAACAGTACAGGCAAGTGCGAGAGCACATGCGCCGCGATGACGGCATCATGCAGGCCTGTGGCTGGAGCGTGCCATCGCGATTCAAACAG ACTGGTGGTCAGACGGACAGCGCTCAGGACAGCTCGCTGAAGAGAACACAG ACCAGCAATGAGAAAGAGGACAACCGCATGAAGAACGTTCCCGTCCCGGTGTACTGTCGTCCTCTGGTGGAGAAAGACCCCAACAGGAAG CTGTGGTGTGCAGCAGGAGTGGACCTGACGGGGTGGAAGGCCGGCAGCCAGGAGGGGGACCCGGCTAAAGCTCCGCCAGGCGTCAGCGACCCCCTGAACATTGAAGAGGACGGGACAGAAAAGAAGAACAGTCACACATCCCCCGAAAAGAGAAAG tcAAAGGAGCTCCAGGAGATGGACTCCATGAACAGTCGGGTGTGGATCCTCACCAGCACCCACTCTGCCAGCAAAGTGGTCATCATTGACGCCAACCAGCCAGGTTCACTGGTGGACCAGTTCAATGTCTGCAATGCCCACGTGCTCTGCATCTCCAGTGTTCCAG CTGCGAGTGAGAGTGATTATCCGGCGGGAGAGATCGTCTTGGATCCAATAGACGGAGGAGCAGGGAGTGGAGAGGACACTGGTGGGGTGGAGGGTATGTTGGCCGGCATCACACTCGTTGGCTGCGCCACCAACTGCAGCGTTGCCCGTAGCAACTGCTCCTCACGTACTGACACACCCATAATGGACAAAGGACAAG CTCCCGCTGCTCCCCCCATGAACGGGAAGATTCACCCCGCCCAGTCGGCCGAGGAAGCTACAGAGGCAACGGAGGTGTCGGAGTCCACGGCCAACCACACGGAACTGGGATCTGGACCTCCGGGCCCGTTTACTGAGCACGTCTTCACCGACCCTCGCCCGGCTGACAGCTTCGATAG GAGCACAAGCCAATCCAAAGAGGAAACCTCTCAAACCACAGAGTCAGAGGATGGATGTGAAGAAGCCAAAAACTACACCAGCGTGGCTCCAACAATGTGGCTTGGGGCTCAAAATGGCTG GCTTTACGTCCACTCAGCTGTTGGAAACTGGAAGAAGTGTCTCCACTCCATCAAACTCAAAGATTCGGTGCTCAGTTTGGT GCATGTGAAAGGTCGTGTGCTGGTCGCCCTTGCTGATGGGACACTCGCCATATTCCACAGATCCGAAG ATGGCCAGTGGGATTTGTCCAACTACCACCTCATGGACCTTGGTCGACCTCATCACTCCATCCGCTGCATGGCTGTAGTCCATGATAAAGTGTGGTGTGGCTACAAGAACAAGATTCATGTCATTCAGCCCAAAAGCATGCAGATTGAG AAGTCCTTCGACGCCCACCCTCGCAGGGAAAGTCAGGTGCGTCAGCTGGCGTGGATCGGTGATGGCGTGTGGGTGTCGATCCGGCTAGATTCAACGCTGCGTCTGtaccatgcacacacacaccaacacctCCAGGACGTTGACATTGAGCCATACGTCAGCAAAATGTTGG GTACGGGCAAGCTGGGCTTCTCGTTTGTGCGAATAACAGCCCTCCTGATTGGTGGGAATCGTCTCTGGGTGGGAACTGGAAACGGCGTGATCATCTCCATCCCTCTGACAGAGA CGGTGGTCCTTCACCGGGGACAGCTCCTGGGTTTGAGGG CGAATAAAGTATCTCCTACATCCTCTGGTGGGGTGATCCATGTATACGGCGATGACGGCTCTGAGAAGAGCAGCGGCAGCTTCATACCTTACTGCTCAATGGCACAAGCTCAGCTCTGTTTCCATGGACACCGAGATGCTGTCAAGTTCTTCGTCTCTGTGCCGG GCAATGTTCTGGCCACTCTAaacggcagcgttctggacagTCCATCAGAGGGGCAGAGCTCcacagcccccacagagacggAGTCCCAGTGTGTCCAGAACGTGCTGGTGCTGAGCGGAGGAGAGGGCTACATAGACTTCCGCATAG GGGATGGAGAGGACGATGAGACCGAAGAACCGGAGAATAATGAAGTTGCGCAGATGAAACCTGCTCTGAGTAAAGCCGAGCGAAGCCACATCATCGTCTGGCAGGTGTCTTATGTACCTGAGTGA